Below is a window of Syngnathus typhle isolate RoL2023-S1 ecotype Sweden linkage group LG12, RoL_Styp_1.0, whole genome shotgun sequence DNA.
GGCGGTGCGTCACGCCGTGTTCCTTCAGGTGCTCCAGGCCGTGGCACAGCTGGAGCAGCAGGAAACAGACGCGCCGCTCGTAAACCTCCGGCTGGCTTTTGTGGAAGGCCTCAAACTCGCGAGCAAAGTCAGCCGCCGTCTGCCGGGGGATCTCGGGCGTGATGACCACCACCTGCTCGCACTCCGCCTGCTGCCTGCGCGGCTTGGGTGAGGACGCAGGCGATGCTGATGCGAATGCCTGGTCGGTGGGCAGCATGCTCTGGGGTACGCATGCCAGGAAGTGGCCACAGTCCTGCTGGAGGTTGAAGTGCGGGGGCATACTTTGCTGCACCGACAGGCCGTACAGGTGACCCTGCTTGACCTCCGCAGACGGACTCTTGCAGATCTGAtgagggaggagggggaggaaagaaaaaaagaagcggGCAAAAGGAATGggagaggagaggggaggggagatGTCCAAAAGAGTGGGGAGCCAAGACACAAGAAAGGAATTTCTATTAGCAGTTTCAAGGTCAATGCCTTCATGTGAGACACATGCAAGGCAGGAGGAATTCTCAGAATTCCGGATCCTAAAAAACATTCCAAAGGCTCACCACAAACTGTCCAAAAGTGAGTACAACATATTGGAGGTATGGTTGGCTCCACCCTTAAACGTCTAATTAGAGAGTGGTAGTGAGTGGAGAGATGGACAATGGTTTGAGGTCATTCGGGATATATCTGATTGTAAATTCCACCGCAAGATGAATGGGTGAGCTTCAAATTCTGTACAAAGAGCCACTTACGACCGAGTACACACCCCTCCTCGAGTTGTGTTTACTTTGGAGCCATGTTGTGTGCCCTTGTGGGACCAACCCCTCTGACGTCCCAGAACAAATATAACCGGCGCCTGATTTTAATCTGATGAGCATTCTTAACTTGTAAATCTGGAACTAAGCAAAGGGTCACCTAAACTGCCTTGATGACAAAATTTAGTATTTGTGTTACCTTCACGGCGTAGGAGTTGCTGGGGTCGGAAGCACAGGCGGCCGAATAGTAGACAGCGTCACCTGCGTTGCAGCTGGGCTTGTTGGACGTGAGCCTGAACAACGACCAGTTGCTCTCCTCGAACCTCAGCCGGTTTCTCTGCGAGCCTGTGAAGTGCTCCTCGCATTTGAGAGCCAAGCGGCGCAGGGACTCGGCGTACAGGCCACCCAGCTTGGAGTACACGCCCTCCCGGCTGTCAATGTTACTCAGGAGGGTCTGCAGCTGCAAACTGGAGCCCAGGTTGTGTGTCGCCCCCATCTCGGTGACCGGAAAGGGGGCGCTTAGCTggggggaggaggagcaggTGATGCTACCTCGGGAATGGACACCTAAACGACCGTGATTCTTAAAAGGCTCGTCCAAAGTTCGGGATCTGGAGGGTCGGCCGAGTGGAGCGAGACAGCGCTCCAGATACTCATTTGAGGAGAAAACGGGTCTCGGATCTACTGGACTAGATGGTAAACTGGCCCGACAGCTGGAGTCGTTGGGTCTGCACACGTTGTTTTCAGACCCGGTGAAAGGTAAGCGTGGATAGGCCCGGACAAAGGCTTTGGAAGTGGCGCTGTCGGGGGCTGACACGGTGCGGTTGACCATCTTCTTCTCCGGCAGTGGAGGCGGCTGGTTGGCCGTGGTGCTAAAAGTTGGAGGGCGAGGAGAACCCGGTGCTGACGCGACAGGACTTCTCAGGAACGGAGAGGAGCAGGACAGCCGTGATCCATCACGAGAACCTGAGGAGAGATTACGGCTTCAGTCCAGCGTGTGTAGGATTCAACATCCGCTTTCGACAGAGTACGTTTTCCTTCCGACTAATCCCAGTTCAGATCTCCTTACCTCGTTTCTGTAACACAGCCGGAATCTTCCACAATCCAGGACTCATACTAAAACTCCAAACTCCGTCTTCCATCCACACTTGAGACATTCGCAAAGCGAGATTACTTGGTGACTTTTAGCAGCGGAGGAGCCAAGATACTGACATAATTGCGTGGTACTGCCTCCAATAACTAACTGCAAGGAGGATGTAGCCAATCCCTTTTTCCCTCTCTTTATCGGACTCCATAATTATCTCTAAACAAACTGGAAGTCAGGAAGTCGCCGCAATTGCAAGAGAACTTTTTCCTCCCAAAACCATAAGCGACATGCTGCTTGTTCCCTGTCTGAGGTCTTTGGCAAAGTCCTAAAAAATGGTTTCTGGTGGTTCGTCTCAGTCACAACAAAGTGTGAAAGAGGAAGCGATAAGAAGACAGACAGCCGCAATAAAACCTTGGGTGTTCCTCTACTTGTTTGTGTGCACTTTTACTCTGAACAAAGTGCATCAGAATAGtccaacacagcagcaacatttTTCCAATCGAACCATTAGCTGTATACATTGTCAACCCATCTGGGCCACAAAGCATACAATGGTAACAAAAATGTCTCAAGTTCCAAAAGAGGAGCACACAACAATTGTTCCATTATAAATATGCATATTTTCACTTAAGCCTAAAAATAAACTGCAGATACTTCCACTTTCACATCACACGTATAAATGTGTGACTTCCTTGTTCCTCATTACAAACCCAGAAAGTCCCCTTTTTTCTAACCGCAAAAGCAGAGATGACCCTGTCGTTTCAGTTCAATAGCTTTTTACCACTGCATTGGCTGGCTCTACTCCACTCAAGTTGGGGCTTTTTTGGCTTTAAAAGAGTACAACGGGGAAACTGCTACTAATCTGTTTTGACTTCTTCATAAATTTAATCAGAGAGGAACCCTCAAAGGGCCACAAAAATCACTGCGGCAAAGTGAAAATGAAAGCTAATGTGAGGAGAAACGGGATTAGCTGTAGTGTTTGTGTCCTCAAATTTTACAATAGCCCCTGTCACGCAAATCCCGTTCAAAAAACCTTTGCGGGGGTCTGGCCAGTGAATCTTGGGTGTTCAAGTGCACACagagagtgagtgtgtgtgagacaatgagcGGCCAGAAGTGTTTTATGTCACTATCGGCTCATCACTAGGTAGTAAAATAAGAGTACCGGCCTCGACCAATAGTAATCAGTACTACAGAGCGGAATCGGGGCATTCGATCAAAGCAACTCACCCGAGTCAGCAGTCAGACTGTCGGTGGAGGCAGTCGGCAGGCCGGCGCTGCTGCCCAGGTCTCGAGGTGATGCGGCGGAATTCTCCAGTGAGCGGTTCAGTTCCATGTTGCTGCCGCTCAAGTGAGCGGACACTCTGAGGTAAAGACAGACAAGAAGTGGGCTCAGAAAATACTCCCGAGTCACATTTAATTGTTGCATATTCACTTCCTGATTTGGTACAATACAACCACATGGTCCAACTTCCCATTCCCGCTTCTGCAAACGGAGAACGTACTCATTTTCCAATCAAGGCGCTCAATTAAGGTGATTGACAGCCACTCACTTGTCTGATAGATGCCGCTAATGGTTCAGGCAAACAGCGTTTTGTCCTAGTCCTCCATTGCCTCCATTACAAAACGACTCACGCCGTCATTCATCTCGCAACCTTCATCTCTGACGTAAATCAACAGACGACGAGGATGAAGAGAAGATAAACGCTCCTCAAAGGTTTCTGCTGTCATTTTCGACACCAAAGGAACCGCCGTCAAAGGCGTATGACGCAGAGGCACGTCTGCGCAAGTCTGTGGACAATGTTTTTCCAAAACATATGATTTTCCATGTGGAAAGAATGTCTCATGCTGCCTGTTAGCGATGGATGACCTACAAGTCTcttaaaaggttgattttattttcagttACTTTGGTTGAAAAACTTCTGCTCCTCACCTCAGCCTAGTTAAAAAGAGTTAAGTCAATTTGATTCAACTTAAGTGCTCACTGTGCTCCTAAAAATAATTCTATGACGCCCTGTAGATGGATTTTTATAACGAAAGACAAATGAATTATTTATGAGATGTGGTGTTCAGATATTTGATAAGATAGGATGGTTGTAAACGATCATCCCGCAAGTACCATGGAAGTTTTTATCCTGATACTATGTAACATAAAACGACTTAACAAAGGTTGCAGCATAAAGATACAGATGCTTGAGAAAGGCTGAGGGGAAAATAAGGACAAATTACAGGCTGGTGGTCAAagaaagcataaaaaaaaaaaaaaagccaattgcCAGCCCACAAACTAAAAGGCATTTCGTCACAACAAAAAAACGCACCACTCACCAGGATGTTTGTCCCACTTATTTTTGGGATTCCGAACTGCACTTAATCAACATCCTAATTGCACATTTCCTGCAAACAGATACCAACACTTCCTTTGCTATAAAAAGACGCCACACAagcttgtcatttacaattccGTGACCGCACTGACCCGGTTTTGCAGTGTACATGAGCATCTAGCAGTGAATGACACGCATTACTTACAGTTGCACTGTGGAACAGAGACAAGGCATgaaccaaaaacaaaatgattacaCTGAATTGTGACTaaacagaggtgtgtgtgtgtgaaattacCTCGCCTGACATTAACTTATGACACATTTGATGAGATTTGAGAAAGGTGGGGCTTGGAAAGATTTCCAGCTGACTCAGAATTTAGAGGAGCCATAATGTGACGCAACACTTCGATACAAACACGCAAGCATCTTACCTTCGAAAGAAGAGTTCACAGACTAGCAGACTCCAACCCACGCccgaaaaacaaacaacaagctTCACGATCAGCCTGGTGGCTTTCGAAAGTCCTCAAATAAGATGTAACCGAACGCTGGCACCACCCGGGTCATAGCTGTATTTAAAACTCCCAAATCAAGCGCTCCCGTATGGTGAGCGCTCACATGGCGAGTGATGACTGGCCAATCTATTAATTCTACTTCTATTGATGGACACTGTGACTGCCAGAGTGGGACAGTTTGGGTGTTGCCCCGAGCAACAATCTGTTCAGCAGAGCTCCTTCCCTTTGGCTATCTCCAGCTGACCCGCTCTTGAAGCTATTTACAATTTTACACATACTGCACATGTACATATTACCTGCACATGACTACTAGTGCAAAATAAGGGCTAATCAAAAGCAAGAAAGGAAAAACTATCTGTGActtttaaatgattaaaaaaaaaaatctaaaaagatCATGCATCATGGGGGCACATGCAAACGCATCAACTTGTTGGGTTCAGGTTCATTATGACCCACTTGGctgtttttgacatttttaaaaacctCCACATTCATTGTCCAATATTTTCAATCGCCAAATCACCATTATCGTgcaagcaaaaaaatctgaccaaaaaaaatatatattttacaaaAATTATTAGTTTAAAATAATagtatttcaaatcatgcattttttttttaaacttcatcAACAACATTTAGTTGTGCTCAAAATTCTGAAACTTGATAATTATTCCAATTTGGAATGAAAAAACTCACAACTGTTTCATCTTTGTCCTCTATTTTTAATGGCTCAGTCTATCAAGCTGCAGTCAAAACAAAGGTCACTATTTAACAGTGTGTtcatttgaatttaaaaaaaaaaactcccattACGAGCATTGAATAGAACAAGGCGTGCATTTAGGAGGGATGCTCTGCCGGTTTGAATGGAGATTAAATAAAGCTGCCACACAGTTGACAGCACTCAGGTACTGTATAAACTACTATCAGAgagcaaaatatatttattctGGCATGACTAAGTGCCCGTCTTGAGTGCTACATTATGCGCAAAAAATGAATTACAGAGCCATTAATGCTAATGCCCAATCAAGCGCAGGTAGGATAATGTCTATTTGTCATTCTTACCTGTGCTGCTTCTTGGGTGGCGGCGGTGGAGGTGCTTGGTTGGTCTCATGGGTGGTTGATCCCTGCCTGCCTTCTGCCAGATGCTCTGTTGAGCTCTCATGTTGCTTGGCCGGCATGCTCCTGCTCCTCTGCTTGGCCTCCTCCACTGCGACGACACCCTCGCTGTACCCCTGACAGACACCATTGTTGGGCAGGGGCGGGGGAACCGTGCCTGGCTCTGTCATCGGAGGGGGGCTGTTCGGAGCCTTGCTGCAGACTCTGGACTCCTTCCAAACAGCAGCGCCATTGAGCGGGCCTGTCACACGAGATGTTGTCCGGGGATTAGTAGTCAGCGTCTTCTTTTCAGCCTCTTTCcgctctctctcctcctcctcttcttcctcatcaaTACGACAGTTCCAGGCGGAGTTGTGATGGTGTTGCTTGTGCCAGCGCTCACTTGCTCCCAGGCTGTGGTTTTCTGGCTGAACCTTGAAGTGTCCCTCTTTGGCAGAGACCAAGAAAAGCATGGAGAGTTCAGGGAGGGGAACGGGAGACGATAAGGACGGAGAGAGGCTGGAGGTGCCCAGTTTGGGAAGGTCCGGAAGTGGAACCGGTGACGAGATGGATGGTGACAGGCTGGAGGTGCCAAGTTTGGGTGACCGGGTGGTCCTTTTTGGTGGGATGGGCGGGCTAGATTGTGGTCTGGGTTGTAGCGAGGGAGCCAGGCTGGATTCTGTAACCAAGGAGGGGACACTGCGGCTGGGGCTGGGCCAGCGGAAAGCAGTGCTGCTCGGGTCCTTTTGTGCTGTGGGGCTAAAGCGGCACTTGATGCTGACGGCTGAATCGGGACTGCTCAGGTAGAAGGTCCTGTTATTCTCTGTGTGAGTAGCCATCATACTGATGGTTGCCCGCTGGCCTTCTTCTGTCAGTTCAGAATTATAAGCCTGGTCTGGTGAACCCAGTTGGGTTTGCGCTCCCTTACCCTGTGGCCTGCGCTTTTTCTTGGTGCTCTCTGCATAAATGGGCTCCGAGTCTGGACCATTGGGGGAGCTGGGCGTCGAGTTAGCTTGCGGGCTCCCAACAGAAGCCTCGGTCACAGGAAGTGAATCTGTGCTGCTaccgaaggaggaggaggagtctaATGGGCTGTTTTGTTTGGACGTGACAGGAGGATAGTGGATGGACGGCTGACTATTGTTTAGAGTGTCCAGAGATAAGGCTGTGGTTAAGGAACTGGCAAAAGTGCTGGACGTCTTGGCAGTTAGCACAGCGGTGCTGCTATACCTGATGCCATTGCTATACGATTTGGTCGGACTGGTCGGACCGATGTCCGTAGAATTCTCTTGCAAAAAATTTGCTCTCTGTATGGCACTACTGAGGTTAGAAGTGCTCTTGGCTCTTGGGGAGGTGGTACTATTCTGCTGCCTGCGGGTCTCTTCATTGACACTTAGAGGACATCTAACTTCATCTTGAGTGACCAACATGTTGCTAATGATTATGGAGTCTTTGGACagagaagaaaagcaaaagTCTGGCTTGTTGTCAGGACTTTGAAGAGTTGGATCTCTAAGGCCCTTACTGCAATTTTTACTGTCGATGTAAATCGAGGAGAGATCCAGGATCTTTTTCAGACCCAAACGCTCCACTTGGctctttgtgtttttctgtcacacagaaacaaatggtaaaaaatatgaacaaacaGTATGACAGATTTCAAACCAGTTGAGAAGATTCACCTGCTCTATGTTCATGTTGACATCAGCCATGGTGTCGCCTGTGTCCAAACTCATCATGGTGGGCTTGACGGCGATGGTGGGCTTGCTGTAGGGTGAAGACGCCGTCACTGCGTTGTCGTCATCGCCTCCGCTCTTCGGACACGTGGCGGCGGGTGCGGCGCCGGCCGGGCGGCCTGTGGTTTTGTGTGCGCTGAGCTGGTGGAAGCAGTTCTTGCAGGAGCCGGGTTTCCACACGTGTTCTGCAAAGTCGCTACACACTGACATCTTCGGCTTCGCTCGATCAGCGGAAGGTCAGAAGTGGCAGTGGAGCGTTGCGCCACAGACGGGACACGATCTCATGGCTGCCGAGGTTGTGGCGGATTagggaggagaggaaaaaagacatgagtttaaaa
It encodes the following:
- the LOC133163354 gene encoding inactive tyrosine-protein kinase PRAG1-like, with product MSVCSDFAEHVWKPGSCKNCFHQLSAHKTTGRPAGAAPAATCPKSGGDDDNAVTASSPYSKPTIAVKPTMMSLDTGDTMADVNMNIEQKNTKSQVERLGLKKILDLSSIYIDSKNCSKGLRDPTLQSPDNKPDFCFSSLSKDSIIISNMLVTQDEVRCPLSVNEETRRQQNSTTSPRAKSTSNLSSAIQRANFLQENSTDIGPTSPTKSYSNGIRYSSTAVLTAKTSSTFASSLTTALSLDTLNNSQPSIHYPPVTSKQNSPLDSSSSFGSSTDSLPVTEASVGSPQANSTPSSPNGPDSEPIYAESTKKKRRPQGKGAQTQLGSPDQAYNSELTEEGQRATISMMATHTENNRTFYLSSPDSAVSIKCRFSPTAQKDPSSTAFRWPSPSRSVPSLVTESSLAPSLQPRPQSSPPIPPKRTTRSPKLGTSSLSPSISSPVPLPDLPKLGTSSLSPSLSSPVPLPELSMLFLVSAKEGHFKVQPENHSLGASERWHKQHHHNSAWNCRIDEEEEEEERERKEAEKKTLTTNPRTTSRVTGPLNGAAVWKESRVCSKAPNSPPPMTEPGTVPPPLPNNGVCQGYSEGVVAVEEAKQRSRSMPAKQHESSTEHLAEGRQGSTTHETNQAPPPPPPKKQHRVSAHLSGSNMELNRSLENSAASPRDLGSSAGLPTASTDSLTADSGSRDGSRLSCSSPFLRSPVASAPGSPRPPTFSTTANQPPPLPEKKMVNRTVSAPDSATSKAFVRAYPRLPFTGSENNVCRPNDSSCRASLPSSPVDPRPVFSSNEYLERCLAPLGRPSRSRTLDEPFKNHGRLGVHSRGSITCSSSPQLSAPFPVTEMGATHNLGSSLQLQTLLSNIDSREGVYSKLGGLYAESLRRLALKCEEHFTGSQRNRLRFEESNWSLFRLTSNKPSCNAGDAVYYSAACASDPSNSYAVKICKSPSAEVKQGHLYGLSVQQSMPPHFNLQQDCGHFLACVPQSMLPTDQAFASASPASSPKPRRQQAECEQVVVITPEIPRQTAADFAREFEAFHKSQPEVYERRVCFLLLQLCHGLEHLKEHGVTHRHLCLENLLLVPHPPNPSPSPQQTETSGAFSQRHLPRLLISNFAKAKRRSVEDSVSASVDPRVKRDHARLAPEIVSAAQYRKFDEFQTGILIYELLHQPNPFEVSPALKEQDYRCEDLPAIPAVSLYSAGLQRLARLLLQPDPIKRIHIQDAKRVLQSLLWGPRKDLMDQQWERHGPGGRGPGPDGARHEGLLNWLDVKRALLMMKFAERSLEPERNTELEDWLCCQYFSSAHPLALCHTAELLYSLKYQSAGVA